In Dioscorea cayenensis subsp. rotundata cultivar TDr96_F1 chromosome 9, TDr96_F1_v2_PseudoChromosome.rev07_lg8_w22 25.fasta, whole genome shotgun sequence, a genomic segment contains:
- the LOC120269390 gene encoding root phototropism protein 2-like, which produces MALSSPRSPFSSSMERTNQWVFSQEIPSDILVQVNDVQFPLHKVMLVAKSGYIRRKILELNGAELNHIDLSAVPGGAETFEKAAKFCYGINFEISVHNIAGLWCTAEYLQMTNDCCCTGNLAGRAEEFLVHVAFKTLSGSVIVLNSCESLLPFAEDVALFKRCVDVVAMKACNESIHPTRATTEWWATELTSLSPNSLQKVLTAMKSFGASPKSLSTAITTFADSSLSDILLRPTSTSTPVSLPDDALAHHRAALESLAAILPSSRDAPLPFTFLSSLLRAATSLSASLSSRREIERRISAALDQASASDLISLSLDATGHRFGDLESVRRIIAGFVEKEAAAAGGGGLLFGGGAVTCSPAMQKVARTLDAFAAEISTDEDLTVSKFAAVAGALPKASRRFDDDVYRAVDLYLKAHPGLDELEREKVCSVMDPLRLSYEARLHASQNKRLPLQIVLHALYHDQLKLRSGESEATATSAQTAAASEAALARENALLRMELAKMKMYVSDMQKEHASGSKGSSAKKGSSSFFSSVSKTLGKLNPFKMQGSKDTLNLDDGVGEVITKPRRRRFSIS; this is translated from the exons ATGGCCTTATCTTCTCCAAGGTCTCCTTTCTCTTCATCAATGGAGAGAACCAAccaatg GGTTTTCTCTCAAGAGATCCCAAGTGATATCCTTGTCCAAGTCAATGATGTCCAGTTTCCTCTCCACAAG GTTATGCTTGTGGCCAAGAGTGGATACATAAGAAGGAAAATACTAGAATTGAACGGGGCTGAACTAAACCACATTGATCTCTCCGCCGTGCCGGGTGGTGCCGAGACCTTCGAGAAGGCGGCGAAGTTTTGTTATGGAATAAACTTCGAGATATCAGTCCATAACATAGCCGGACTCTGGTGCACCGCCGAATACTTGCAGATGACTAATGACTGCTGTTGCACCGGCAACCTCGCCGGACGTGCCGAGGAGTTCTTAGTTCACGTTGCATTCAAAACTCTTTCTGGTTCTGTCATTGTGCTCAACTCTTGTGAGTCTCTGCTTCCTTTTGCTGAGGATGTTGCCCTTTTTAAGAGATGCGTTGATGTTGTTGCTATGAAG gcATGCAACGAGTCAATTCATCCAACCCGGGCAACAACCGAGTGGTGGGCCACAGAACTCACCTCACTCAGCCCTAACTCGCTCCAGAAGGTTCTCACCGCCATGAAATCCTTCGGTGCTTCTCCCAAATCCCTCTCCACCGCCATCACCACCTTCGCCGACTCCTCCCTCTCCGACATCCTCCTCCGccccacctccacctccactcCCGTTTCCCTCCCCGATGATGCTCTCGCCCACCACCGCGCCGCCCTCGAATCCCTCGCCGCCATCCTCCCCTCCTCCCGCGACGCTCCCCTCCCTTTCACCTTCCTCTCCTCCCTCCTCCGCGCCGCCACCTCCCTCTCAGCCTCCCTCTCCTCCCGCCGCGAGATCGAGCGCCGGATCTCCGCCGCCCTCGACCAAGCCTCCGCGAGCGACCTCATCTCTTTGTCCCTCGACGCCACCGGCCATCGCTTTGGCGATCTCGAGAGCGTGAGGCGAATCATTGCGGGGTTCGTGGAGAAGGAGGCGGCGGCGGCTGGGGGCGGTGGGTTGCTGTTCGGCGGAGGAGCAGTGACTTGCTCGCCGGCGATGCAGAAGGTTGCCAGGACCTTGGATGCGTTTGCGGCGGAGATCTCCACTGATGAGGATCTCACCGTTTCGAAGTTCGCCGCCGTCGCCGGAGCTTTGCCGAAGGCCTCCCGCCGCTTCGACGATGATGTCTACCGCGCCGTTGATCTCTATCTTAAG GCTCATCCAGGACTAGATGAACTAGAAAGAGAAAAAGTATGCAGCGTGATGGATCCTTTAAGACTAAGCTATGAAGCCAGACTCCATGCCTCACAAAACAAGCGTCTTCCTCTTCAAATTGTTCTACAtgcactctatcatgaccagcTCAAACTCCGCAGCGGCGAAAGTGAGGCCACTGCCACCTCTGCTCAGACTGCTGCAGCCTCCGAAGCCGCCCTTGCTCGAGAGAATGCCTTGCTCAGAATGGAACTGGCCAAGATGAAGATGTATGTGTCTGACATGCAAAAGGAACATGCATCAGGGTCTAAAGGATCTTCAGCAAAGAAGGGgagttcttctttcttttcttcagtTTCAAAGACTCTGGGCAAGTTGAATCCTTTCAAGATGCAGGGTTCTAAGGACACTCTTAATCTTGATGATGGTGTTGGTGAGGTTATTACCAAGCCAAGGAGGAGGAGGTTTTCTATTTCTTAG